The Arachis hypogaea cultivar Tifrunner chromosome 16, arahy.Tifrunner.gnm2.J5K5, whole genome shotgun sequence genome contains a region encoding:
- the LOC112754069 gene encoding RNA exonuclease 4-like, which translates to MDYSRIIESSETHRNKCAACFRQFNKLEHLVEHMRISYHSGHEPTCAICRKHCRSFESLREHLIGPLPKQECRDIFAYRGCKFCLKVFDSPNSRRVHQEKCQLSGLTGMIGRFSSMGLRDNLTIGSRGAQVVALACKMVGGGSDGSLDLCARVCIIDEHENIIFHSYVKPAFPVTNYRYETTGIRAEYLRDAIPMRQVQRKIQDFLCNGEPMWTIRARGGKARILVGHGLDHDLECLQIEYRPEKIRDTAKYPPLMKTSKLSNSLKYLTQTYLGYDIQTGIQDPYDDCVATMRLYKRMRSQAHRMEDYPLASDPQNRNNFASWRQSELERMSPEQMLEISRSDYYCWCMDSLYTS; encoded by the exons ATGGATTATTCCAGAATTATTGAGTCTTCAGAAACTCacag GAATAAGTGTGCGGCATGCTTCAGACAGTTCAACAAACTGGAGCACTTGGTGGAGCACATGAGAATCTCATACCATTCGGGTCATGAACCAACTTGTGCCATTTGCAGAAAACACTGCAGGTCATTTGAGTCTCTAAGGGAACACCTTATAG GTCCGTTGCCGAAACAGGAATGCCGGGATATATTTGCATACCGAGGGTGCAAGTTTTGCTTGAAGGTGTTTGACAGCCCTAACTCGCGCAGGGTCCACCAAGAAAAATGCCAACTCTCTGGACTAACT GGAATGATTGGTCGGTTTTCTAGCATGGGTCTTCGAGATAATTTGACAATTGGATCAAGAGGAGCACAAGTAGTTGCACTTGCTTGTAAAATGGTTGGTGGTGGCAGTGATGGCTCACTTGATCTTTGTGCAAGAGTTTGCATAATTGATGAGCATGAGAACATCATCTTCCATTCTTATGTCAAACCAGCATTTCCAGTCACTAATTATAG GTACGAGACAACAGGTATTAGAGCAGAATATTTGAGGGATGCAATACCAATGAGGCAAGTTCAGAGGAAGATTCAAGACTTCCTTTGCAATGGAGAGCCCATGTGGACAATTAGAGCAAGAGGTGGCAAAGCCAGGATTCTTGTTGGTCATGGTTTGGATCATGACCTAGAATGTCTCCAAATAGAATATCGACCAGAAAAGATAAG GGACACTGCAAAATACCCTCCTCTGATGAAAACAAGCAAGTTGAGCAACTCACTTAAATACTTAACACAAACATATCTAGG GTATGACATTCAAACTGGGATACAGGATCCTTATGATGATTGTGTTGCAACAATGAGACTCTACAAGAGAATGAGGTCCCAGGCACATAGAATGGAGGATTACCCTTTGGCATCTGACCCTCAGAACAGAAACAATTTTGCTTCTTGGAGGCAAAGTGAGCTTGAAAGAATGAGTCCTGAACAAATGCTTGAAATTTCAAGGTCTGATTACTATTGCTGGTGCATGGATTCCTTATATACCTCATGA